Proteins encoded by one window of Haematobia irritans isolate KBUSLIRL chromosome 2, ASM5000362v1, whole genome shotgun sequence:
- the LOC142226097 gene encoding transmembrane protein 230 has protein sequence MSRRRTNAGYANLEEDDQHFDEPDAFIDEQFVKPERKFPWKTVLFILFFFVAGATCLTCSILVSSGFTNEKYADRAWPLLILGILMFIPGGYYGYILLCICLKRDGFTVEDIPML, from the exons ATGTCCCGACGTCGTACTAATGCTGGTTACGCTAATCTGGAGGAAGATGACCAGCATTTCGATGAACCCGATGCATTTATCGACGAGCAATTTGTAAAACCGGAAAgaaaatttccatggaaaacagtgttgttcatattatttttctttgttgcagGAGCG ACTTGCTTGACATGTAGCATTTTGGTTTCATCTGGTTTCACAAATGAAAAGTACGCAGATCGAGCCTGGCCTTTATTGATCCTTGGCATTCTAATGTTCATTCCCGGTGGATACTATGGATACATTTTACTATGCATTTGTTTGAAACGTGATGGTTTCACTGTTGAAGATATACCAATGTTGTAA